The following are encoded together in the Triticum dicoccoides isolate Atlit2015 ecotype Zavitan chromosome 6B, WEW_v2.0, whole genome shotgun sequence genome:
- the LOC119325567 gene encoding uncharacterized protein LOC119325567, producing MRLPMALCTKSVRVYSKDPWTSRLLSPLSCSWVWKAWLWRGIATAPRDWSTCLLPHLVLAFGGVFIMLLGTVPILIADSGYERYWLHRFVEKLNVLLGMGIVLTVSLITVAALNWLALLAFIPLLVSVMAGVFVILNDDGSGYLPLFVLEQVKPASMELTKVTFTGFLAVSVPSFGSKSLSSYSHAFILLTAAAVITGIFWRLLTHITPSTIGMHKAVKRTVNVASVGAHVCIAAAVIPFTVMAFHALK from the coding sequence ATGCGATTACCGATGGCACTCTGTACCAAGAGTGTGAGGGTGTACTCGAAAGATCCTTGGACTTCTCGTCTGTTGTCACCGCTATCCTGTTCCTGGGTTTGGAAGGCTTGGCTTTGGAGGGGCATAGCAACGGCGCCAAGGGACTGGAGCACCTGCTTGCTGCCGCACTTGGTTCTAGCTTTCGGCGGCGTCTTCATCATGCTCCTGGGGACAGTCCCTATTCTGATTGCTGACAGTGGTTATGAGAGGTACTGGCTGCACCGCTTCGTTGAGAAACTGAACGTCTTGCTGGGTATGGGCATTGTTCTGACCGTATCGTTGATCACAGTCGCAGCTCTGAACTGGCTGGCGTTGCTTGCGTTCATACCACTGCTGGTTTCAGTCATGGCGGGTGTATTTGTGATTCTGAACGACGATGGCTCCGGCTACCTGCCGCTTTTTGTACTGGAACAGGTTAAACCAGCGTCCATGGAGCTGACCAAGGTCACATTTACGGGCTTCTTGGCTGTCTCGGTGCCAAGCTTTGGTAGCAAGTCTCTCAGCAGCTACAGCCACGCGTTCATTCTCCTCACCGCCGCAGCTGTCATCACCGGCATCTTCTGGAGGCTCTTGACTCACATCACGCCATCAACGATTGGCATGCACAAGGCCGTGAAGAGGACTGTCAATGTTGCTTCTGTTGGTGCCCATGTCTGCATCGCCGCCGCTGTTATCCCCTTCACCGTGATGGCCTTCCATGCACTGAAGTAA